In Periplaneta americana isolate PAMFEO1 chromosome 3, P.americana_PAMFEO1_priV1, whole genome shotgun sequence, the following are encoded in one genomic region:
- the LOC138696319 gene encoding zinc finger protein 98-like isoform X1: MIRKGFPPNKCRLCGLNKSQGQNVYSALAKRDGLLSKINKRLSKEIVHIVVGDGLPKFICTDCEKIINNFTEFCDMVQDVQKRLEEEKFSFTQATAETKVAAAPAPAPPTFQEDLAATVSVGPDGKVECMLCRTFLDAVDHTTLHMVTHGIGTVICRCRACGQQGELAQFLRAGSVWCSGCHGKHVCEVCSKAFRSRGHLARHRLVHSGAKPFLCEVCGTGFSQRSSLKLHVLSHAGVNPHKCAHCGQTFRFRVSLRSHILNLHGTSPTSKSVDYGCDRCGKRFATVYKLHRHYRSHTGERPYECLRCGKVFSQTGNLNLHRKKHAEEDAATGAGFAPLDSAPAPGQYMPETGEVLPHDSKFLETILQHPDLSSIDTVLLNPPDKVPTFVPEFGAAPSDFKHKELFYPEGLLFDQQEAASSTALPTFSSLQSHSCE; the protein is encoded by the exons ATGATACGAAAAGGATTCCCACCAAACAAATGTCGTTTATGTGGTCTCAACAAGTCGCAAGGCCAGAATGTATACAGTGCTTTAGCCAAACGTGATGGACTGCTTTCGAAAATCAACAAACGTTTGTCTAAAGAG ATCGTTCACATTGTAGTTGGAGATGGTCTTCCGAAGTTCATCTGTACTGATTGCGAGAAGATAATAAACAACTTTACAGAATTTTGTGACATGGTCCAAGATGTTCAAAAGAGGCTTGAGGAAGAGAAATTTAGTTTTACGCAG GCTACAGCTGAAACCAAAGTGGCAGCTGCACCAGCACCTGCACCTCCCACATTTCAGGAAGACTTGGCTGCTACAGTGAGTGTGGGACCAGATGGAAAGGTTGAGTGTATGCTGTGTCGCACGTTCCTGGATGCTGTGGACCACACAACTCTGCACATGGTGACTCATGGCATTGGCACAGTCATCTGCCGGTGCCGGGCATGTGGCCAACAGGGTGAGCTGGCGCAGTTTCTGCGGGCTGGTAGTGTGTGGTGCAGTGGCTGTCACGGCAAGCATGTGTGTGAAGTGTGCTCTAAGGCATTTCGGTCACGTGGTCACCTGGCACGCCACCGCCTCGTGCACAGTGGGGCCAAGCCCTTCCTTTGCGAGGTATGTGGCACTGGCTTCAGTCAGCGCTCCAGCCTCAAGCTGCACGTATTGAGCCATGCAGGGGTCAACCCCCACAAGTGCGCACACTGTGGTCAGACTTTCCGCTTCCGTGTGTCACTACGCTCTCATATTCTTAACCTGCACGGGACTTCACCTACCAGTAAGAGTGTCGACTATGGCTGTGATCGATGTGGCAAGCGTTTTGCTACAGTATACAAGCTGCACCGTCATTATCGGAGCCATACTGGTGAACGACCATATGAGTGCTTACGCTGTGGCAAAGTCTTCTCACAGACCGGCAATCTCAACCTGCATCGTAAGAAGCACGCTGAGGAGGACGCGGCCACAGGTGCGGGTTTCGCTCCTCTAGACAGTGCACCAGCCCCAGGACAGTACATGCCAGAGACTGGTGAGGTGCTACCCCATGACTCCAAGTTCTTGGAAACCATCCTGCAGCATCCTGATCTTTCCTCTATAGACACTGTGTTGCTCAACCCACCTGATAAGGTGCCTACATTTGTACCGGAGTTTGGTGCTGCACCCTCTGATTTCAAGCACAAGGAACTCTTCTATCCTGAGGGACTTCTGTTTGATCAGCAAGAAGCAGCATCTAGCACTGCACTCCCCACGTTCTCGAGCCTGCAGTCCCATTCATGTGAGTGA
- the LOC138696319 gene encoding zinc finger protein 100-like isoform X2, whose product MVQDVQKRLEEEKFSFTQATAETKVAAAPAPAPPTFQEDLAATVSVGPDGKVECMLCRTFLDAVDHTTLHMVTHGIGTVICRCRACGQQGELAQFLRAGSVWCSGCHGKHVCEVCSKAFRSRGHLARHRLVHSGAKPFLCEVCGTGFSQRSSLKLHVLSHAGVNPHKCAHCGQTFRFRVSLRSHILNLHGTSPTSKSVDYGCDRCGKRFATVYKLHRHYRSHTGERPYECLRCGKVFSQTGNLNLHRKKHAEEDAATGAGFAPLDSAPAPGQYMPETGEVLPHDSKFLETILQHPDLSSIDTVLLNPPDKVPTFVPEFGAAPSDFKHKELFYPEGLLFDQQEAASSTALPTFSSLQSHSCE is encoded by the exons ATGGTCCAAGATGTTCAAAAGAGGCTTGAGGAAGAGAAATTTAGTTTTACGCAG GCTACAGCTGAAACCAAAGTGGCAGCTGCACCAGCACCTGCACCTCCCACATTTCAGGAAGACTTGGCTGCTACAGTGAGTGTGGGACCAGATGGAAAGGTTGAGTGTATGCTGTGTCGCACGTTCCTGGATGCTGTGGACCACACAACTCTGCACATGGTGACTCATGGCATTGGCACAGTCATCTGCCGGTGCCGGGCATGTGGCCAACAGGGTGAGCTGGCGCAGTTTCTGCGGGCTGGTAGTGTGTGGTGCAGTGGCTGTCACGGCAAGCATGTGTGTGAAGTGTGCTCTAAGGCATTTCGGTCACGTGGTCACCTGGCACGCCACCGCCTCGTGCACAGTGGGGCCAAGCCCTTCCTTTGCGAGGTATGTGGCACTGGCTTCAGTCAGCGCTCCAGCCTCAAGCTGCACGTATTGAGCCATGCAGGGGTCAACCCCCACAAGTGCGCACACTGTGGTCAGACTTTCCGCTTCCGTGTGTCACTACGCTCTCATATTCTTAACCTGCACGGGACTTCACCTACCAGTAAGAGTGTCGACTATGGCTGTGATCGATGTGGCAAGCGTTTTGCTACAGTATACAAGCTGCACCGTCATTATCGGAGCCATACTGGTGAACGACCATATGAGTGCTTACGCTGTGGCAAAGTCTTCTCACAGACCGGCAATCTCAACCTGCATCGTAAGAAGCACGCTGAGGAGGACGCGGCCACAGGTGCGGGTTTCGCTCCTCTAGACAGTGCACCAGCCCCAGGACAGTACATGCCAGAGACTGGTGAGGTGCTACCCCATGACTCCAAGTTCTTGGAAACCATCCTGCAGCATCCTGATCTTTCCTCTATAGACACTGTGTTGCTCAACCCACCTGATAAGGTGCCTACATTTGTACCGGAGTTTGGTGCTGCACCCTCTGATTTCAAGCACAAGGAACTCTTCTATCCTGAGGGACTTCTGTTTGATCAGCAAGAAGCAGCATCTAGCACTGCACTCCCCACGTTCTCGAGCCTGCAGTCCCATTCATGTGAGTGA